The Helianthus annuus cultivar XRQ/B chromosome 16, HanXRQr2.0-SUNRISE, whole genome shotgun sequence genome includes a window with the following:
- the LOC110916001 gene encoding uncharacterized protein LOC110916001, which yields MACLNMQVKNETQGDLMDPRISFSTDFIDSNNHHENSYTEAPVSSDFEFSVPTLSLNSADEVFFKAAGKLPPLKEKVVVTLRDELLADDDDDDVMFFNNYKNSKGWWREKFGLRKCQNKNLVGLETIDETKIKPTFYNPNFSGSNRYK from the exons ATGGCTTGCTTAAACATGCAAGTCAAGAATGAAACACAAGGAGACCTGATGGACCCAAGAATCTCTTTCTCAACTGATTTCATTGATTCAAATAATCACCATGAAAACAGTTACACCGAAGCCCCTGTGTCTTCTGATTTTGAGTTTTCAGTTCCCACATTGTCCTTAAATTCTGCAGATGAAGTTTTCTTCAAAGCTGCTGGTAAACTTCCACCATTGAAGGAGAAGGTGGTGGTGACACTCAGAGATGAGCTTcttgcagatgatgatgatgatgatgttatgttCTTTAACAATTATAAGAACTCAAAAGGATGGTGGAGAGAGAAGTTTGGGCTCAGAAAATGTCAAAACAAGAATCTTGTAGGGTTAGAAACCATTGATGAAACAAAGATTAAACCTACCTTTTATAATCCCAATTTCTCAG gaaGCAATCGATATAAGTGA